One genomic region from Motacilla alba alba isolate MOTALB_02 chromosome 5, Motacilla_alba_V1.0_pri, whole genome shotgun sequence encodes:
- the SIVA1 gene encoding apoptosis regulatory protein Siva isoform X1, giving the protein MPKRSCPFGDAAPLQLKTRVGLRELSRGVRGEEYRREVFERTRRLLFRGAQAFMEGAAAAARAAEPGPAGEAQGEGPRWSGQLLIGHDGKLRRRPADRVPPLGPSRACSSCVRTADVKEACAQCDRLVCQSCSRLCSCCNTVTCSLCSAVDYGDVGEQVLCNGCSVFQV; this is encoded by the exons ATGCCGAAACGCTCCTGCCCCTTCGGGGACGCGGCCCCGCTCCAGCTGAAGACCCGCGTGGGGCTGCGGGAGCTGAGCCGCGGCGTGCGGGGCGAGGAGTACCGGCGGGAGGTGTTCG AGAGGACCCGGCGGCTGCTCTTCAGGGGTGCCCAGGCGTTCATGGAGggcgcggcggccgccgcccgTGCGGCGGAGCCAGGGCCGGCTGGGGAGGCGCAGGGCGAGGGGCCCCGCTGGAGCGGGCAGCTCCTCATCGGCCACGACGGGAAACTGCGGCGGCGGCCCGCGGACAGGG TTCCGCCGCTGGGACCGTCCAGAGCCTGCTCGTCGTGTGTGAGAACGGCCGATGTGAAGGAGGCGTGTGCGCAGTGTGACCGGCTCgtctgccagagctgcagcaggctctgcagctgctgcaacaCGGTTACCTGCtctttgtgctctgctgttgA ttATGGTGATGTGGGAGAGCAAGTTCTCTGCAATGGTTGTTCAGTATTTCAAGTCTGA
- the SIVA1 gene encoding apoptosis regulatory protein Siva isoform X2: MPKRSCPFGDAAPLQLKTRVGLRELSRGVRGEEYRREVFERTRRLLFRGAQAFMEGAAAAARAAEPGPAGEAQGEGPRWSGQLLIGHDGKLRRRPADRVPPLGPSRACSSCVRTADVKEACAQCDRLVCQSCSRLCSCCNTVTCSLCSAVDCDMPVWKGPLCALTWCS, translated from the exons ATGCCGAAACGCTCCTGCCCCTTCGGGGACGCGGCCCCGCTCCAGCTGAAGACCCGCGTGGGGCTGCGGGAGCTGAGCCGCGGCGTGCGGGGCGAGGAGTACCGGCGGGAGGTGTTCG AGAGGACCCGGCGGCTGCTCTTCAGGGGTGCCCAGGCGTTCATGGAGggcgcggcggccgccgcccgTGCGGCGGAGCCAGGGCCGGCTGGGGAGGCGCAGGGCGAGGGGCCCCGCTGGAGCGGGCAGCTCCTCATCGGCCACGACGGGAAACTGCGGCGGCGGCCCGCGGACAGGG TTCCGCCGCTGGGACCGTCCAGAGCCTGCTCGTCGTGTGTGAGAACGGCCGATGTGAAGGAGGCGTGTGCGCAGTGTGACCGGCTCgtctgccagagctgcagcaggctctgcagctgctgcaacaCGGTTACCTGCtctttgtgctctgctgttgA TTGTGATATGCCTGTCTGGAAGGGACCACTCTGTGCTCTTACCTGGTGTTCCTGA